The Thermobispora bispora DSM 43833 genome window below encodes:
- a CDS encoding NYN domain-containing protein → MDRCALFVDAGYLLADGARAVHGTRQREAVSWDLPGLVRFLGKLSRDRTGLPLLRCYWYEATVEGRRTPEHDVLADIPGIKLRLSRIRPGRREGMDAQVHRDLMTLARNNAICDAVVVSGDEDLVQVICDAQDLGIRVTVVQIAGESGWSSARALRQECDDLIEVGGGQLRPYVTLVTATGSPPSPAQGNGRAPGPAGNGQAYDSGPGQYQPKHGAPNGRSPGLPSGPQPTPPPPAGAHARQPDQPALPAPLDGPSSPRYSPEPTSAPQLAQQQPAAQPQAGQGQPPQGQQNRPAAQPQPQARPPQPAPGPASPLNAPIPPQAPPSAQPASAPAAPSTPPPVPAPVSARQPAPQTGYDPGNGYVPTPLGPYTGPQPAPVQTQSATGTMTLAEAVKSAHKEGHEFGQSVARDAPPLWLEAVLARKPRMPSDLEARLLQGSSLPIDFLLHEEVRQALRRGFWDALERARG, encoded by the coding sequence ATGGACCGGTGCGCGCTTTTCGTGGACGCCGGCTATTTGCTGGCGGATGGCGCAAGGGCCGTTCATGGGACCCGCCAGCGCGAGGCCGTCTCCTGGGACTTACCGGGCCTGGTGCGGTTTCTCGGCAAGCTCTCCCGGGACCGGACCGGCCTGCCGTTGCTGCGGTGCTATTGGTACGAGGCGACCGTCGAGGGCCGGCGGACGCCCGAGCACGACGTGCTCGCCGACATCCCCGGCATCAAGCTCCGCCTCAGCCGGATCCGCCCCGGCCGGCGCGAGGGCATGGACGCCCAGGTGCACCGCGACCTGATGACGCTCGCCCGGAACAACGCGATCTGCGACGCCGTGGTGGTGAGCGGTGACGAGGACCTCGTCCAGGTGATCTGCGACGCCCAGGACCTCGGCATCCGGGTGACGGTCGTGCAGATCGCCGGCGAGAGCGGCTGGTCGTCCGCCCGGGCGCTCCGGCAGGAGTGCGACGACCTCATCGAGGTCGGCGGCGGCCAGCTCCGGCCGTACGTCACCCTGGTGACCGCCACCGGCTCCCCGCCGAGCCCGGCGCAGGGCAACGGCCGGGCGCCCGGACCGGCCGGCAACGGCCAGGCGTACGACTCCGGGCCCGGCCAGTACCAGCCGAAGCACGGCGCGCCCAACGGGCGGTCCCCCGGGCTGCCCTCGGGGCCGCAGCCCACGCCGCCGCCTCCGGCGGGCGCCCACGCCCGGCAGCCGGACCAGCCGGCGCTCCCCGCGCCGCTCGACGGGCCGTCCTCGCCCCGGTACAGCCCCGAGCCCACCTCCGCCCCGCAGCTCGCCCAGCAGCAGCCCGCGGCCCAGCCGCAGGCCGGCCAGGGCCAGCCGCCGCAGGGGCAGCAGAACCGGCCCGCGGCCCAGCCACAGCCCCAGGCCCGGCCGCCGCAGCCCGCCCCGGGACCGGCCTCCCCGCTCAACGCGCCGATCCCGCCGCAGGCGCCGCCGTCCGCGCAGCCGGCCTCCGCGCCCGCCGCACCGTCCACCCCGCCGCCCGTCCCCGCGCCGGTCTCCGCCCGCCAGCCCGCACCGCAGACCGGGTACGACCCCGGAAACGGGTATGTGCCGACCCCGCTCGGGCCGTACACCGGGCCGCAGCCGGCCCCGGTGCAGACGCAGAGCGCCACCGGGACGATGACGCTCGCGGAGGCGGTGAAGTCGGCGCACAAGGAAGGCCACGAGTTCGGCCAGTCGGTGGCGCGGGACGCGCCCCCGCTCTGGCTCGAGGCGGTCCTCGCCCGCAAGCCGCGGATGCCCTCCGACCTCGAGGCGCGGCTGCTCCAGGGGTCCTCGCTGCCGATCGACTTCCTCCTCCACGAGGAGGTCCGCCAGGCCCTGCGCCGCGGGTTCTGGGACGCGCTCGAACGGGCGCGCGGCTAG
- a CDS encoding response regulator: protein MPDRAKILLVDDREENLIALEASLSSLDVDPYPVRSGEEALKALLTHDFALILLDVRMPGMDGFETAAHIKRRERTRNIPIIFLTGLDSAPDLTFRGYAAGAVDYLTKPFDPWMLRAKVSVFVELYNVNRRLAEQAQMLRERLSAELAGREQRELGSVLGELSDRLTAVEAELGKVRELAGTRADRSLTEALEALDGSVARLRAGLDALR, encoded by the coding sequence ATGCCTGATCGCGCCAAGATCCTCTTGGTCGACGATCGGGAAGAGAACCTCATCGCGCTCGAGGCGAGCCTCAGCTCGCTCGACGTGGACCCGTACCCGGTGCGGTCGGGGGAGGAGGCGCTGAAGGCGCTGCTCACCCACGACTTCGCCCTCATCCTGCTCGACGTGCGCATGCCCGGAATGGACGGCTTCGAGACCGCGGCGCACATCAAACGCCGGGAGCGCACCCGCAACATCCCGATCATCTTCCTGACCGGGCTGGACAGCGCCCCCGACCTCACCTTCCGCGGGTACGCCGCGGGCGCGGTGGACTACCTGACCAAGCCGTTCGACCCGTGGATGCTCCGGGCGAAGGTCTCGGTGTTCGTCGAGCTCTACAACGTGAACCGGCGGCTCGCCGAGCAGGCCCAGATGCTCCGGGAGCGGCTCTCCGCCGAGCTGGCCGGGCGCGAGCAGCGGGAGCTGGGCTCGGTGCTGGGCGAGCTGTCCGACCGGCTCACCGCGGTGGAGGCCGAGCTCGGCAAGGTCCGGGAGCTCGCCGGCACGCGCGCGGACCGGTCGCTCACCGAGGCGCTCGAGGCGCTCGACGGCAGCGTGGCCCGGCTCCGGGCGGGCCTCGACGCGCTCCGGTGA
- a CDS encoding HAMP domain-containing protein, translating into MSPTEATPMEAERVYAESDLRPFLEALKAWRNGDLRHRLTDAPPGVLSEIGFLLNDFAEQRERTVTELMRVHREIVTERRFDERLTPGPASGIWSGPIDAINEIIESLVTQVGNAADVIDAVAKGDLSCRMPHDPKARGEIRRLNKAINGMVDQLAQITSEVTRVTKDLGVEGRLGGRARLEGMSGSWRDLAEAVNTMSSRVSAQVRDIAEVTTAVAQGDLSRKVTVDAVGEMLQLKNTVNTMVDRLSAFAEEVTRVAREVGTEGRLGGQAQVRGVSGVWKDLTDSVNVMANNLTVQVRQIAAVSTAVAQGNLTKKITVDARGEIFELKETLNTMVDQLSAFADEVTRVAREVGTEGRLGGRAEVKGVSGVWKDLTDNVNSMANNLTYQVRNIAEVTTAVANGDLTRKIDVDAQGEILELKSTINTMVDQLSSFASEVTRVAREVGSEGRLGGQARVDGVAGTWKRLTESVNELAGNLTTQVRAIAEVTSAVARGDLTRSITVDAPGELAQLKDNINTMVAALRETTQANQEQDWLKSNLARISRLMQGHRDLKELARLIMSEVPPLVSAHYGACYLMEEGELHLVAGYGVQPELSPRSRFALGEGLVGQAALEAKQITIDNVPPGSITVETGLSRSTPAQIVVLPIQFEDQVLGVLELASFTSFSEVHMAFLTQFVEATGPTINTIKANSRTEALLKESQRLATELQKRSDELQRQQEELRRSNAELEEKAALLAKQNRAIEIQNFQIEQARRALEERAEQLAISSRYKSEFLANMSHELRTPLNSLLVLAKLLADNAEGNLTPRQVEFAKTIHEAGTALLQLINDILDLSKVEAGRMDIHPQQISLPRLVEYMEATFAPLAEDKELAFTVRLDPSAPQEIYTDEQRLQQVLRNLLSNAIKFTHEGEVRLEVGRAPADVQYADEALKNTPDMLAFRVIDTGIGIAPNKLDVIFEAFRQADGTTSRKYGGTGLGLSICRQIARLLGGEIHVASTPGEGSTFTLYLPAVYTGPLSSWDSGAAPAGTAAGSGPEPEQRAESVPPEAAPSSALTGLDSPRPSDADRWQGEDPLNGAKILIIDDDIRNVFALTSVLERHGATVVYAENGREGIEQLERNEDVALVLMDIMMPEMDGWATTSAIRKMPQFADLPIIALTAKVMHGDREKSIASGASDYVPKPVDVDLLLDRLRGWLAQSRSERGPAGRPEPREGGAPDA; encoded by the coding sequence ATGTCGCCCACCGAGGCCACACCGATGGAAGCCGAGCGGGTCTACGCCGAGTCCGATCTCAGGCCGTTCCTCGAGGCGCTGAAGGCCTGGCGCAACGGCGACCTGCGTCACCGGCTGACGGACGCCCCGCCCGGCGTGCTGAGCGAGATCGGTTTCCTCCTCAACGACTTCGCCGAGCAGCGCGAGCGGACGGTCACCGAGCTCATGCGCGTCCATCGGGAGATCGTCACGGAGCGCCGGTTCGACGAGCGCCTCACCCCCGGGCCGGCCTCCGGGATCTGGTCCGGGCCCATCGACGCCATCAACGAGATCATCGAATCGCTGGTCACCCAGGTCGGCAACGCCGCGGACGTCATCGACGCGGTGGCCAAGGGCGACCTCTCCTGCCGGATGCCGCACGATCCCAAGGCGCGGGGCGAGATCCGGCGGCTGAACAAGGCCATCAACGGGATGGTGGACCAGCTCGCCCAGATCACCTCCGAGGTGACCCGGGTGACCAAGGACCTCGGCGTCGAGGGCCGGCTCGGCGGCCGGGCGAGGCTCGAGGGGATGTCGGGGAGCTGGCGCGACCTCGCCGAGGCCGTCAACACGATGTCCAGCCGGGTGTCCGCTCAGGTGCGCGACATCGCCGAGGTCACCACCGCGGTCGCCCAGGGCGATCTCAGCCGCAAGGTGACCGTGGACGCGGTCGGCGAGATGCTGCAGCTCAAGAACACCGTGAACACCATGGTGGACCGGCTCTCCGCCTTCGCCGAGGAGGTGACCCGGGTCGCGCGCGAGGTCGGCACCGAGGGCCGGCTCGGCGGTCAGGCGCAGGTGCGCGGCGTCTCCGGAGTCTGGAAGGACCTCACGGACAGCGTGAACGTGATGGCGAACAACCTGACCGTGCAGGTCCGCCAGATCGCGGCCGTGTCCACCGCGGTCGCCCAGGGCAACCTCACCAAGAAGATCACCGTGGACGCGCGGGGTGAGATCTTCGAGCTCAAGGAGACGCTCAACACGATGGTGGACCAGCTCTCCGCCTTCGCCGACGAGGTCACCCGCGTCGCCCGCGAGGTCGGCACCGAGGGCCGGCTCGGCGGCCGGGCCGAGGTGAAGGGCGTCTCCGGGGTCTGGAAGGACCTCACGGACAACGTCAACTCGATGGCGAACAACCTGACCTATCAGGTGCGGAACATCGCCGAGGTGACGACGGCCGTCGCCAACGGGGATCTCACCCGGAAGATCGACGTGGACGCGCAGGGCGAGATCCTCGAGCTGAAGAGCACCATCAACACCATGGTCGACCAGCTCTCCTCGTTCGCGTCCGAGGTGACCCGGGTCGCCCGCGAGGTCGGGTCGGAGGGCCGGCTCGGCGGTCAGGCCAGGGTCGACGGCGTGGCGGGCACGTGGAAGCGGCTGACGGAGAGCGTGAACGAGCTCGCCGGGAACCTCACCACGCAGGTGCGGGCGATCGCCGAGGTGACGAGCGCGGTGGCCCGCGGCGACCTCACCCGCTCCATCACGGTCGACGCCCCGGGCGAGCTCGCCCAGCTCAAGGACAACATCAACACGATGGTGGCCGCCCTGCGCGAGACCACGCAGGCCAACCAGGAGCAGGACTGGCTCAAGAGCAACCTCGCCCGGATCTCCCGGCTCATGCAGGGCCACCGCGACCTCAAGGAGCTCGCGCGGCTGATCATGAGCGAGGTCCCCCCGCTCGTGTCGGCCCACTACGGCGCCTGCTACCTGATGGAGGAGGGTGAGCTGCACCTCGTCGCCGGGTACGGCGTGCAGCCGGAGCTGAGCCCGCGCTCCCGGTTCGCGCTCGGCGAGGGCCTGGTCGGCCAGGCCGCCCTGGAGGCCAAGCAGATCACCATCGACAACGTGCCGCCCGGCTCCATCACGGTCGAGACCGGTCTGAGCCGGTCGACCCCGGCGCAGATCGTGGTGCTGCCGATCCAGTTCGAGGACCAGGTCCTCGGCGTCCTGGAGCTGGCCTCGTTCACCTCGTTCAGCGAGGTACACATGGCCTTCCTCACCCAGTTCGTCGAGGCGACCGGCCCCACGATCAACACGATCAAGGCGAACTCCCGGACCGAGGCGCTGCTGAAGGAGTCGCAGCGGCTCGCCACCGAGCTGCAGAAGCGCTCCGACGAGCTGCAGCGCCAGCAGGAGGAGCTGCGCCGGTCCAACGCCGAGCTGGAGGAGAAGGCCGCGCTGCTCGCCAAGCAGAACCGGGCGATCGAGATCCAGAACTTCCAGATCGAGCAGGCGAGGCGGGCCCTGGAGGAGCGCGCCGAACAGCTCGCGATCTCGTCGCGCTACAAGTCCGAGTTCCTCGCCAACATGTCGCACGAGCTGCGCACGCCGCTGAACAGCCTGCTCGTGCTCGCCAAGCTGCTGGCGGACAACGCCGAGGGCAACCTGACCCCGCGGCAGGTGGAGTTCGCCAAGACGATCCACGAGGCCGGCACCGCGCTGCTGCAGCTCATCAACGACATCCTCGACCTGTCCAAGGTCGAGGCGGGCCGGATGGACATCCACCCGCAGCAGATCTCGCTGCCCCGGCTCGTCGAGTACATGGAGGCCACCTTCGCCCCGCTCGCCGAGGACAAGGAGCTGGCCTTCACCGTCCGGCTGGACCCGTCCGCGCCGCAGGAGATCTACACCGACGAGCAGCGCCTGCAGCAGGTGCTCCGCAACCTGCTCTCCAACGCGATCAAGTTCACCCATGAGGGCGAGGTCCGGCTGGAGGTCGGCCGCGCGCCCGCGGACGTCCAGTACGCCGACGAGGCGCTCAAGAACACGCCGGACATGCTCGCGTTCCGGGTGATCGACACGGGCATCGGGATCGCGCCGAACAAGCTCGACGTCATCTTCGAGGCGTTCCGGCAGGCGGACGGCACCACGAGCCGGAAGTACGGCGGCACCGGGCTCGGCCTGTCGATCTGCCGGCAGATCGCCCGGCTGCTCGGCGGGGAGATCCACGTGGCGAGCACGCCCGGCGAGGGGAGCACGTTCACCCTCTACCTGCCGGCGGTGTACACCGGCCCGCTGTCGTCCTGGGACAGCGGGGCCGCGCCCGCCGGGACTGCGGCCGGGAGCGGCCCGGAGCCGGAGCAGCGGGCCGAGAGCGTCCCGCCGGAGGCGGCGCCGTCGTCCGCGCTGACCGGGCTGGACTCCCCGCGACCGTCCGATGCGGACCGGTGGCAGGGTGAGGATCCGCTCAACGGCGCCAAGATCCTGATCATCGACGACGACATCCGCAACGTGTTCGCGCTCACCAGCGTGCTCGAACGGCACGGCGCGACGGTGGTCTACGCGGAGAACGGGCGTGAGGGCATCGAGCAGCTCGAGCGGAACGAGGACGTCGCCCTCGTGCTGATGGACATCATGATGCCGGAGATGGACGGGTGGGCCACGACGTCGGCGATCCGGAAGATGCCGCAGTTCGCGGACCTCCCGATCATCGCGCTGACCGCCAAGGTCATGCACGGGGACCGGGAGAAGAGCATCGCCTCCGGCGCGTCCGACTACGTGCCCAAGCCGGTCGACGTGGACCTCCTGCTCGATCGGCTCCGCGGCTGGCTCGCCCAGAGCCGCTCCGAGCGCGGGCCCGCCGGGCGGCCCGAACCGCGGGAAGGGGGTGCGCCGGATGCCTGA
- a CDS encoding PP2C family protein-serine/threonine phosphatase, translating into MVTIPQAVLAAPIAPGETALPEAKRFTREVLTAWAVMSVSARAERLVEELLADRTGEPVELAWIHCGQSIRLEVREKPKERTPASPAGASEWGEAYGPGVRARWATIDLPEEERAPEAGEERAAEARHGAGWLGFLADASDLLAGTLDPDMVPAIIAQVVVPRLATWCAVHTAEHAGGPLRLAYVWHADETQLDRLRRRLSDLPEAGADGPELQQIGEWQTLAFPLTARGRRLGVMRLGRRDTFPEEIVQIAEDLSRRAALSMDNARLYARQAAAKLALQRSLLPPELPVIPGLDFHVIYEPAGEDNEVGGDFYDLFPVGDGAWRFAIGDVCGTGPEAAAVTGLARHTLRLLAREGYGVAAVVGRLNQAILEEGERARFLTLLHGEIASGENGVDLTLLSAGHPEPLRLRPDGTVEPVATPQTLLGIFPEADYAAERVHLDPGDVLLAVTDGVTERRSGSRLLDDDGGLARLLADCAGLSARAVAERIRRAVQEFAAEPSTDDVAILALRVP; encoded by the coding sequence ATGGTGACCATTCCACAGGCCGTTCTCGCCGCCCCCATCGCGCCCGGCGAGACGGCGTTGCCCGAGGCGAAGCGGTTCACCCGCGAGGTGCTGACCGCGTGGGCGGTCATGTCCGTGAGCGCCCGGGCCGAGCGGCTGGTCGAGGAGCTGCTCGCCGACCGGACCGGTGAGCCGGTCGAGCTCGCCTGGATCCACTGCGGGCAGAGCATCCGGCTCGAGGTGCGGGAGAAGCCGAAGGAGAGAACGCCCGCCTCCCCGGCCGGGGCGAGCGAGTGGGGGGAGGCCTACGGACCGGGGGTCCGCGCCCGGTGGGCGACGATCGACCTCCCCGAGGAGGAGCGCGCACCGGAAGCGGGTGAGGAACGGGCCGCCGAGGCGCGGCACGGGGCCGGCTGGCTCGGTTTCCTCGCCGACGCGAGCGACCTGCTCGCCGGGACGCTCGACCCGGACATGGTCCCCGCGATCATCGCCCAGGTGGTGGTCCCCCGCCTCGCCACCTGGTGCGCGGTGCACACCGCCGAGCACGCCGGTGGGCCGCTGCGGCTCGCCTACGTGTGGCACGCCGACGAGACCCAGCTCGATCGGCTCCGCCGGCGGCTCAGCGACCTCCCGGAGGCCGGTGCGGACGGCCCGGAACTCCAGCAGATCGGGGAGTGGCAGACGCTCGCCTTCCCGCTCACCGCCCGGGGGCGGCGGCTCGGCGTGATGCGCCTGGGCCGCCGGGACACCTTCCCCGAGGAGATCGTGCAGATCGCCGAGGACCTCAGCCGCCGCGCCGCGCTCTCCATGGACAACGCGCGCCTCTACGCCCGGCAGGCCGCGGCGAAGCTCGCCCTCCAGCGCAGCCTGCTGCCGCCGGAGCTCCCGGTCATCCCCGGCCTCGACTTCCACGTCATCTACGAGCCGGCCGGTGAGGACAACGAGGTCGGCGGGGACTTCTACGACCTGTTCCCGGTGGGCGACGGGGCCTGGCGGTTCGCCATCGGCGACGTGTGCGGCACCGGGCCGGAGGCGGCGGCCGTCACCGGTCTCGCCCGCCACACCCTCCGCCTGCTCGCCCGGGAGGGGTACGGCGTGGCCGCGGTGGTCGGCCGGCTCAACCAGGCGATCCTCGAGGAGGGGGAGCGGGCCCGGTTCCTCACCCTGCTCCACGGGGAGATCGCGTCCGGCGAGAACGGCGTCGACCTCACGCTGCTCTCCGCCGGGCACCCCGAGCCGCTCCGGTTACGGCCCGACGGCACCGTGGAGCCGGTCGCCACGCCCCAGACCCTGCTCGGCATCTTCCCCGAGGCCGACTACGCCGCGGAGCGGGTCCACCTCGACCCCGGCGACGTGCTGCTCGCCGTGACCGACGGGGTGACCGAGCGCCGGTCGGGCTCACGGCTGCTCGACGACGACGGCGGCCTGGCCCGGCTGCTGGCGGACTGCGCCGGCCTGTCCGCGCGGGCGGTGGCCGAGCGGATCCGCCGTGCCGTACAGGAGTTCGCGGCCGAGCCGAGCACCGACGACGTGGCGATCCTCGCGCTGCGCGTGCCCTGA
- a CDS encoding putative RNA methyltransferase, producing MLADVIGYLICPVCGSAVALTGGAVRCERGHSFDVARQGYVNMLTGSKPPGTADTPAMVAARAAFLGAGHYAPLAGRLAELCRGAAVVADAGAGTGHYLARALDDRAVGIALDVSKHALKRAARAHPRIGAVVADVWRRLPVRDRCVDVLLNVFAPRNAAEFARVLRPGGTLIVVTPTDGHLRPLVERLGLLSVDEEKERRLEAALGGRFTRTGHEIIELDLALGHDAVEAVVAMGPSAWHTDPETLAGRIRGLPGTVRVAASFRVTTWRVTELTP from the coding sequence GTGCTCGCGGACGTCATCGGCTACCTCATCTGCCCGGTCTGCGGTTCGGCGGTGGCGCTGACCGGTGGCGCGGTCCGGTGCGAGCGGGGGCACTCGTTCGACGTGGCCCGGCAGGGGTACGTCAACATGCTCACCGGGTCGAAGCCGCCCGGCACGGCCGACACACCCGCGATGGTCGCGGCCCGGGCCGCGTTCCTCGGGGCCGGCCACTACGCGCCGCTCGCCGGCCGCCTCGCCGAGCTGTGCCGTGGCGCGGCCGTGGTGGCCGACGCGGGCGCCGGCACCGGCCACTACCTGGCGCGGGCGCTGGACGACCGGGCGGTGGGCATCGCGCTCGACGTCTCCAAGCACGCGCTCAAGCGGGCCGCGCGGGCGCACCCCCGCATCGGCGCCGTGGTGGCCGACGTGTGGCGGCGGCTGCCCGTCCGCGACCGGTGCGTGGACGTGCTGCTCAACGTCTTCGCCCCGCGCAACGCCGCGGAGTTCGCCCGCGTCCTCCGGCCGGGCGGCACGCTGATCGTGGTCACGCCGACGGACGGGCACCTGCGGCCGTTGGTGGAGCGGCTGGGGCTCCTCTCCGTGGACGAGGAGAAGGAGCGCCGGCTCGAGGCCGCCCTCGGCGGCCGGTTCACCCGCACCGGGCACGAGATCATCGAGCTGGACCTGGCGCTCGGCCACGACGCGGTCGAGGCCGTGGTGGCCATGGGGCCGAGCGCGTGGCACACCGACCCGGAGACGCTCGCCGGCCGGATCCGCGGGCTCCCCGGCACGGTGCGCGTCGCCGCGTCGTTCCGGGTGACCACCTGGCGGGTGACCGAGCTGACGCCGTGA